A window from Candidatus Desulfatibia profunda encodes these proteins:
- a CDS encoding 4Fe-4S dicluster domain-containing protein, whose amino-acid sequence MLFNVLLYISLAIFTLGLIYKVSTWFSRKIGRPAQDFTTSERASAAVKGIAGVVFSAKLLTLIKVFILDVVLQIRILQEDFLRWLMHMLIYGGFMLLLLMHALETHISEAIFSNYYSTLNPFFFLRDFFGLMVFAGIVIAIFRRFILKVPRMKTNVRDYYAIIILIVIMGSGVFLEGAKITSISAYQAMVADYAELAEEEDIQALESYWVENFGVVSPNVKAPFDEDVLARGEELHEESCMSCHSSPKWAFSGYATAKIIKPIALALDRVGTSTFLWYIHFLACFIGLAYLPFSKMFHIFSTPISLLANAVMDRETSAPANVATRQAMELDACMHCSTCSLRCSASMAFHALGNDYILPAEKMAFLRKMAAGKDLNRKELHAILEGVYLCTNCDRCTVVCPAGINLRELWFNVREDLVQRECPEPLVLSPFSFVRALNQEKLPANDYVKPIENIRQAVAADFQQAAQQTEPLILKGTKTDQWSRLASAGTFAYCFGCQTCTTVCPVAACYENPRENLDLLPHQIMNCLGLGLVEMASGARMIWDCATCYQCQEHCPQNVRVTDLLYQLKNHAVENFEKTQKAKLSDSKAA is encoded by the coding sequence ATGCTGTTTAATGTGCTCCTTTATATCTCCCTTGCCATTTTCACCCTTGGGCTGATCTACAAGGTTTCGACCTGGTTTTCGCGGAAAATCGGGCGTCCGGCCCAGGATTTCACAACATCCGAGCGAGCATCTGCGGCAGTCAAAGGAATTGCGGGCGTTGTCTTCAGCGCGAAGCTTTTGACCCTGATCAAGGTTTTCATCCTGGATGTGGTGCTGCAAATCAGAATTCTGCAGGAGGATTTTCTGCGCTGGTTGATGCACATGCTGATATACGGCGGTTTTATGCTGCTTTTGCTAATGCATGCCCTCGAAACGCATATCTCCGAAGCCATCTTCAGCAATTATTATTCGACGCTCAACCCGTTCTTTTTCTTAAGAGACTTTTTTGGCTTGATGGTCTTTGCCGGAATAGTCATCGCCATATTTCGCCGCTTTATCCTCAAGGTACCCCGGATGAAGACCAATGTTAGGGATTATTATGCGATCATTATCCTAATTGTTATCATGGGTTCGGGTGTTTTTCTGGAAGGCGCCAAAATTACCTCCATTTCCGCATACCAGGCCATGGTGGCAGATTATGCCGAGCTGGCTGAAGAGGAAGATATCCAGGCTCTTGAAAGCTACTGGGTTGAAAATTTCGGCGTTGTCTCTCCGAACGTAAAGGCGCCTTTTGATGAGGACGTTCTGGCCCGAGGTGAGGAACTCCACGAGGAAAGTTGTATGAGCTGTCATTCTTCACCCAAGTGGGCCTTTAGCGGTTATGCGACTGCCAAAATCATCAAACCGATTGCTCTGGCGCTCGACCGCGTCGGGACTTCCACCTTCCTGTGGTATATCCATTTTTTGGCGTGCTTTATCGGCCTGGCCTATTTGCCTTTCAGTAAAATGTTCCATATTTTTTCCACACCGATAAGTTTGCTGGCCAATGCGGTGATGGACAGGGAAACCTCAGCGCCGGCCAATGTTGCCACCCGGCAGGCGATGGAACTGGATGCCTGCATGCATTGCTCAACCTGCAGCCTGCGCTGTTCGGCCTCAATGGCGTTCCATGCTCTGGGCAACGATTATATTTTGCCGGCGGAAAAGATGGCTTTTTTACGCAAGATGGCCGCCGGAAAAGACCTCAACCGGAAAGAGCTGCATGCCATCCTGGAAGGGGTTTACCTGTGTACGAACTGTGACCGCTGTACCGTGGTGTGCCCGGCGGGAATCAATCTTAGGGAGTTGTGGTTCAATGTCAGAGAGGATCTGGTGCAAAGAGAATGTCCGGAGCCTTTGGTCCTTTCTCCGTTTTCCTTTGTGCGGGCCCTGAATCAGGAGAAGCTGCCGGCGAATGACTATGTCAAGCCGATTGAAAATATCAGACAGGCTGTTGCCGCCGACTTTCAGCAGGCCGCGCAACAGACTGAACCTCTTATTCTCAAAGGGACAAAAACCGATCAATGGAGCCGGCTGGCAAGTGCCGGTACCTTCGCTTACTGCTTCGGATGCCAGACCTGTACGACTGTATGTCCGGTGGCGGCATGTTACGAAAATCCCCGCGAGAACCTGGATCTATTGCCCCATCAAATCATGAACTGCCTGGGTCTGGGCCTGGTTGAAATGGCCTCCGGCGCCAGGATGATCTGGGATTGTGCAACCTGTTATCAATGCCAGGAACACTGCCCCCAGAATGTGAGGGTAACGGATCTTCTTTACCAACTCAAAAATCATGCCGTCGAAAATTTTGAAAAGACCCAAAAAGCAAAACTTTCGGATTCAAAAGCGGCCTGA